The sequence gtgttgtctgcaaacttggacacattgcacttagtccccaactccaaatcattcatgttaacactgcagtgaagttactgcgaaaatcccctagtcgccacactccagcacctgttcgggaacattgagggagaattcagaatgtccaattcacctaacatgcatgtcttttgggactcgtgggagaaaaccagagcacccggaggagacccacgcagacacggggacaatgtgcagacactgcacagaccgtgacccaagccgggaattgaacctgggtccctggcgctgtgaagcaatggtgctaaccactgtgccaccctgccgcaaccttggaaatatatcaccgttcctttactgtctctgggtcaaaatcctggaacttcctccctccaCAATGGGTAtacgtacaccacatggacagaagcagttcaagaatgcagttggtcatctcaaaggcaattagggatgggaaacaaatgttggcctagccagtgaagcccatgtcctgtaaaaatgaatttttaaaaagctgaataTTGAATTAATGATGTGTGCAAAGTATCTTTATCCTAATGTACCCTGGTCTGGTAAGATGTGCAgagcaggaggaggggtggggttggtAGATTTTGTTCTGTCCTCGCTGTGTTCGAGGAAGGTTCTACCACAGTGAAAGCTAATCTTTTTTTGCTTAGTGCCCTTTCCTTTTTCAGCTTCAAGCAGATTGTGTGTATCCTGTTGAGGACTGGGATTTGTTTGGCTAGAATTGATGCTTGGTGGTGACGATTCCTGATTGTCATTCTGTGGTTATATTACAGCTATCTGTTCTGGCCTGGAGAAGAGTTTAATTTGTGCTGTGGGTGTTACTCGATTGCCCCTTTAGGTCTGAGGTTCACGGGATATTGCTTTCTTCTGCTATTCAGTTTTGAAGTTATGGGTATGATATAGGTCTGTGATGTTGCTTGTATCCAGTTCTGGTGCAGACAGGTTCTATATCCATGAAGGGACTATGTAGGGAATTCTTTCCTGATTCATCCGATCTTATTTGTTCCTGCTCTTGCGATGGCTACTGTTTTACGCTGGACCTGTTGTACATTGAAACCTATGGCTTGCTTTCCTCCTCTTGTTTATTGTGAGGTGATTTTTGGAAAAATTGAAAATTCCAATAGAAataccttttttttaaactagCCTTGGATAGGTCACTATTTCCCAAATTAACTAGACCTATAATATTGCTGCCTGGACAACATATAACAAGGAAATCTCTGAAACTGCAGTTTTAAAAATATCACTGTTACCATGGCAGCGCATTTCCTTTAGCACGTACACAGAGGAAATGCAATTAGCTGTAATGATGTCAGCTGCACAAATTATGTCACTTGTAAAACTTTAATCAAATACAAAGACTAAAATTTTAAAATCATattgaaggtagcccattgttcagctacaGTTTTTCCTGCCGACCTTTGGTTCCAGTCGATCCAGCCTAGTTCCGTTCTTGCGCCATTGAAATTGGCtctcccccagttaattattcttacccTGAATTGCCCATTGGCATTTTCTACCATCATCCTAACTATTATGATACAATAATCACTCTCTCCTCgatgctcctccactgacttatttttttaataaccgttttattgaggtatttctttggcattttaacagcaacaaaatcaacaatatacataacgaggaaaatataaacatagtgcaaattctacctccctctctcacaggtcttgccattacttacctccactgacacttgatctaccagcccacctcatttccaagaaccaggtccaGCACTGTCCATTTTTGTTGAACTGAACACATAGTGCTGTAGGAAATTCTCCAGAACACAATATAGGAATATAGGCACCCCTCTGTCCTTTATCCTACCTCTATCCCAGTCTACATTTAAGTATTCTAAACCCCCTATTAAAACTACTCAATAATGGTTgcacctctctgtaatttccctgcCGATTTGTTCCTTTACATCCTTCCCACTAGTTGATGGTGTACAGACTACACTGAACAATATGATTGCACCTcttttgttccttagctctagccaaattgattctgtccttgaaccctctgggacatcctttttccagcactgcaaTGCACTGCTTGATCAATACAGCCACCttatcgaatcccggccctgggccactgtacgtgtggagtttgcacattctccccgtgtctgcgtgggtttcatccccgcaacccaaaaagatttgccacactaaaaattgccccttcattggaaaaaaaataattgggtaaaaaattttttttttaatacagccAGCTTATCACAGACTTTCCTCTTTCCTCCCTAACCCCATATCCTTTACTTTTTCTCTGTAATCGCTTTCAACTGTTAAATCTATACCTTCTCCAAGTTCTGAAATTTTAACTCAGTTTCTTTGTGGTGTGCTACTAGTTGACTGACTGAgtattcctgcattttctgtttttatttctatgGATTTATTCCAGGCTTTTCTAATACCCAATCATTACCTTTCTGAACCAATTACCATGAGGCAAACAAGCACAATGTAACTTTTCATTTTACACCACTTTTTGCCACCTTGGTGCCTCCCTACAGTGCCAGAACAGATTGGAACTCAGTAGATGTGGATACTGATCCTGCATCTTGTCACTCTGCCACTTTGTGTTAATGTTCAAATGCgccactctaattttttttttaaatgcacagtCAACAAAAATAATAATGGCCCATGACTTCTTGGTTCCCCAGTGTCGCATTTAAAGGGCATCCCAGTAATGTGCTGGGGAATCCTTCTGGGAAGTTCTCGTGTAAGGATTTAGCAGGCAGTTGCCCAAAGGTGCTAAATTCCTTTGGACAATTGagttgggctgggaaccatccaacagaagcgatttaaatcactaacttcggGTGGTTCTGCCAGTTAGAGTTAAAAAAGTTAGAGAAAAAAATTCACTTCTCATTCTAGAGTAATTATTTGAACACCGaaacccaccaccccacctcctacCATTGTGACCAGTTCCAACCCACCCCCCAGTCCACGactaattctcccccccccccccccccccccccccccccccattggactgaccctcctcctctcactggTCCTGTGCCCCCTCTCCCGGACTGGCCAACTCCTCcagtctgcccccctccccctcagtcgGACACTCCCAACTTCTCCAGTTGGATATGCTCCCCCCTCCTAGTCCAAATCAACCAGACCTGACCTACCTCCGGTCTTCtgacccccccgccacccccactgtTCAGCCCGAGCtgaccccctcctccagcccatcaGAGCCCTCCTCCCTTCCATCTCCCTCCAGACTACCCAACCATCTCCCCTCCTCCTGTCCGATCTGACCTGATAGCCCCCGCCCATCTCCCTCCAGCCCAACCCGACACCCTTCCCACTGTTGTTTGAACCGCTTCCCTTTCAATTGTCCCATTAAACACCTCCTTTACAGCAGCTAGTGCCACAAAAAGGCGTTTCTAACCTCTCtgctcccctgtctgcgtggatttcctccggatgctccagtttcttcccacaagtcccgagagacgagcttgttaggtgaattggacattctgaattctccctcagtgtacctgtatggcgccgtagtgtggcgatttgtgggaagaaactggagcatccggaggaaatccacacagacacggggagaatgtgcagacttcgcacagacagtgacccaagccgggaatcgaactctggTCCCTGGCAAAAATACCTCAGTAATGCTACTTTACCAAGAATATATTGCCCTATTATCTAGTGGCCCGTAACTTCCTCAGACTGGCAGTCTCTCGCGGATTATCACTCTTGATGGGCTTTGTTCGCTGGGATTCCAAAGCCCCTGTCTTTCCCAATCTTCCTCACAGGcagggtgagacaggagcagtgaAGTGCGCCTCCGGTTACATCGGCGTAGAGTAACAGGGGAGCAGAGAGATTAGAAACGCCTTTTTGTGGCACTAGCTGCTGTATAGGAGGTGTTTAATGGGACAATTGAAAGGGAAGCGGTTCAAACAACAGtattattttcacagtaacatcattgcagtgttaatgtaagcctacttgtgacactaataaagattataaaattaTAACCAACATATAAGAGTTAATAAGTTACCACAAAGGCCTTTTAGAGTTTGGTCCAACCCATTGAGTTGTAACATAGCAACTGTCAATGATAGTTGATGCCTATGTCAAACACAATATCTGGAACAAAAGAATGTGATTGATTGAATGCCAGTATGAGACTATTGTGTCATTACTATTTTAGAAATATGCAGCGTTCTTTTTGTTGTTGCCACAGCAGTTAAACCATACGACTGTGTGCAGTAACCTTTGGAGCTACTTAACACAAACCTCTACATAATTTCAAATTCTCAAATCGATAACATGATCTGATTTAGGCTCCGTGCCCTTTTGTTCTTACAATTAGGCTCAGTAACTGCTCCAGTTCCTTTCCCCATTGATGACATCAAAAGCACTGTTCACAGAATCAATTGTGCATTATAACTGTAGGAACTGTGATAGTCTCGAGTTTCAGTTGTAAGTACATTCGTTTTGTTGCTAATTATGCAATCTTTTGGTTTATTATTGGTAAGATTTCATATTTCATGAATTACAAAGAACATTTTTCAGCAAACTGTAAAATAAATATACGCTCTGTCGTACATTTTTGACATTTCATAATTTTGAGTAGTAAAATAGCTGTATTATCAAAACATAATGTTTCTAACTCAATAGGGTATTCCATATCAGTGTCAGTatagttttattttaaatgattAGTCACAGCTAGTAAACATCAAGTGTTTACATTATGAGGACTGTCATATCAAGCTGTTTTAAGGTTTTTAAGTATCCCAAAATAAACACAAAGACTTGTTACTATAATGTAACCACATTATTACTGATAATGACTGAGGGAGGAATAAAAACTACTGAAAATGGTTGCTTTTTAGAAATCTTCTGAAATCCATAGTAACCATTCACATTCCTCTAATCTTAGTAATACTTTTTCATCTTATAGTTTATCTATTGAATGTAGAATAAGTATTTTGGCTGGACTGCCAGATATAAATATAGTTCCTGCTAATCAATACACAGTGAAAATGGAAAATGTGACCTTTTGATATAGTCCGTGCTTACCTATGCTAATTATGATAATATCACTGCCAAAAGCAAATCTTTACCAAGTCTCAGGATGCTCTTGCCTTTATGCTGGTGCAGCCATTCCTGCTATACTGTTAAAAGCAACTTCCTTTGAACCAATTCTACTCGAATTGTTGCAAGCTGAAAACAACGAGTGTGGAATTCACTTTTCACACATCTCTGTGAAGTTTGAAGTTTATTCTCAAGATGTTTTGTAATTAGAAGTTAGCCAAGTTAGCCCTTCAAAAAGTCCGTCTCCAGTGGTTGCTGATGAAGGCTGAACATACCAGTTGCGATCTCGTATCCGAGTCAAGCCCAGCTTCTCCTGGATTTCATGGGGTTTCATGGCATCAGGCAAGTCTTGCTTGTTTGCAAAGATCAGAATAATGGCATCACGCATTTCTCTGTCATTTATGATGCGGTAGAGCTCTTGTCTGGCTTCGTCAATGCGATCTCTGTCAGCACAGTCCACCACAAAGATCAACCCCTGGGTGCCTGTGTAATAATGCCTCCAAAGAGGTCGGATCTTATCCTGACCACCTACATCCCAGACATTGAACCGAACCTTCCTGTAAGTCACTGTCTCCACATTAAAGCCTACAGTCGGGATGGTACTCACAGGCTGCCCTAGTTTGAGTTTGTACAATACCGTAGTCTTCCCAGCTGCGTCCAGGCCTAGCATCAGAATCCGCATTTCTTTGTTTCCAAAAATCTTCGACAGGAATTTACCCATTTTTCAAATCAATGCCAAAATATGTTTCCAGAAACAATATTGGATTTAAACTGCGTAAACTTTAACAGTGCTAATTCTGAAGAACTGTTAATCACTAGCCTTGTCTCTATTTAAGAAAAAATCCCCACAGGAGCTGACGAAAACCTGCTGCAGGAGAGTTAGCACTAAAGTGAGGTCACTCGCTGTTCTGCCAGTTTCTTCTTGCTTGATCAGTTCAAATCAAATGCTGGCAAAAAAACTTTTCCTCTTGACTAACAGCTCAAATTGTAAATCTCTACTTTAAAAAGAGAGTTGATTAGCTACTGAAATTCATCGGCTCACTATAACTGAGCGATTTTCAGTTCGCAAGTAAATAGCCCCAAATTAACTGTACAGATTATCAGAAAAGTGCAGAGTGAAACAGATTTGAAACAACACCTTCATTTTCTTCTTCTTCTGTTTAGTAGCTTAAGGCTGTACTCAGGCCTATAAACAccagctggtggaggagatatgcAATTACagcaaaatctttattgtcaagcacagtaagaagtccaacaggtttgtttcaaatcactagctttcggagcacagccccttcctcaggtgaatgaagaggtgggttccagaaacatatgtaggtaaagtcaatgatgcaagatgatactttgaatgcgagtctttgcaggtaattaagtctttataagTCCAGATGCAGCaactagagagagggataatcacaggttaaagaggtgtgaattgtctcaagatttttgcaagcccaggccagatggtggggtgaatgtaatgcaacatgaatccaaggtcccggttgaggctgtacctatgtgtgcggaacttggctgtaagtttctgcaattcggcaattctgcgttgtcgcgcttcCTAAAGGCCGccatggagaatgcttacccaaagatcagaggccgaGTGCCCTTcactactgaagtgttccccaactggaagggaacattcctagcGATTGTCATGCAatatccgttcatccgttgttgcagcgtctgcatggtctcgcgaatgtaccacgctttgggacatcctttcctgcgtatgaggtagacaacgttggctgagtcgcacgagtatgtaccacgtacctggtgggtggtgttctcacgtgtaataatggtacccatgtcgatgatctggcacgtcttgcagagattgccaaggcacggttgtgtggtgtcgtagtcgctgttctgaaggctgggtagtttgctgcaaacaatggtctgtttgaggttgcacggttgtttgaaggcaagtagtggtagtgggggtgatgttcgtcttcatcgatgacgtgttgaaggctgcgaagaagatgtcatagttgcttcgctccggggaagtactggacgacaaagggtactctgacagttgtgtcccgtgtttgtcttctgaggaggtgggtgcgtttttttgctgtggcgtatTGGAACTGTCGTTtgatgagttgagcgccatatcccgttagtacgagagcatctttcagcgtctgtagatgtctgttaccctcctcctcgtctgagcggATCCTTTGTATACGGAGAGCTTGTCCATAgttgatggcttctttaatgtgtttaggctggaagctggagaagtggagcatcgtgaggttatctgtgggcttgcagtaaagcgaagtgctgaggtgaccgtccttgatggagatgagtgtgtccaagaatgcaactgattttggagagtagtccatggtgagtctgatggtgggatggaacttattgatgtcatcgtgtagtcatttcagtgacTCTTCGCCGTGGGTCTGAAGGAAAAATGTGTCactgatgtatctggtgtataatgtcggttgaaggtcctatgCCGTgaagaggtcttgttcaaacttgtgcatgaaggtgTTGGCATATTtgggtgcgaatttggtccccatggctgttccgtgtgtctggatgaagaacttaatGTCGAAGGTGAacacgttgtgatccagaatgaagcggatgagttgcagaattgcatctggagattggcagttgtcggtgttgcagcaatgccgttgacATTGGGGATGCTGGTGAAGGGTgctgagacgtccattgtgacgaggaatgttcctggttcaactggtccatgggtgctgagtttctgtaagaagtccgtcgtATCGCGACAGATGCTGGGCGTTCCCCGTACGAAGAgtttcaagatgcccttgatgtagccagagaggttttcacaaagggtcccattgcctgatacgataggacggcttggtgtgttggccttgtgtattttcaggaggcagtagagatctccaacgcggggagtacgtgggatgagaacaCTCGGGGTGTCAAGCCTACAAGGGATTGCCAGTTCATCAGAAATGCCAGTTAAtgagttagccctgctacctcacagcgccgaggtcccaggtttgatcccggctctgggtcactgttcatgtagagtttgcatattctccccttgtctgcgtgggtttcgcccccacaacccaaagatgtgcagagtaggtaaattgccccttaattggaaaattgaaaaataataatctttattgtcacaagtaggtttacattaacactgcaatcaagttactggaATACAGTGCAATACCTGTAGTATGAACTAATGTGCAAGTACATGGGAAATAAAGAACAGTATTTTTTTACTTTTAATTTTCAACTGtacattaaaacaaaataaagtatCAAATAATCTGGTCTTGGATAACTTCACAATTGCTTCTGATTGGTAAAGTGACGATTCATATTAGGGGAACATCTGAACTTCCAGTTAACAGAAAATTGACCATATTTTCTTTACGCTTCATTGTGTCTAATCTGTTTAACAAAATGTAACTATGGAAATACAAATTCAATCAGCAGACGTTGATACAATTTTAAAGCATTCTCAAAATCTGAACTCTTGAGTTGAGATAATTCCAACAGAGATTTCTGTAGTTCCTtttgttttcaaaaaatatattttattcagacGGTAAAGGTACATTACATAACAGTTCAAAATTGACATCATATAGTTTATTTCAATAAGTACATGAGGTGCCTCATGAAACTTGCATTTACAgattatagaacacagaacaggcccttcggccctcgatgttgtgccgagcaatgatcaccctcctcaaacccacgtatccaccctatacccgtaacccaacaacccccccccccccataaccttacttttttttaggacactacgggcaatttagcatggccaatccacctaacccgcacatctttggactgtgggaggaaaccggagcacccggaggaaacccacgcacacacgaggaggacgtgcagactccgcacagacagtgacccagccgggaatcgaacctgggaccctggagctgtgaagcatttatgctaaccaccatgctaccgtgctgcccactattatATTGATAAGGTACATTTACATTTCAGGTCAGAAATTCTCTGGTGCCTAGAGATGGTGGCAGAGTTgttagcacttctgcttcacaCAAATGTGATCCAGTCATAATGACAgcttggttgggggggaggggggggggggggtctcccaggccattggatattcccggtggttggggacagggcagggtggcacctgggcactttcacagtgccacctggacatcctGGCAGTACCACACCTCAGCACCTGAtggggtaccaggctggcagtgcccaggtgaaaCTGCGAGGGCATTActggggtgccaggctggcagtacccaggtgccagggtggcactgctagcaCTTGGGCCTGGGGgcccaagaaacaccccactaattgCGCCATTCAACGGACTTTAACTACAGTCCACTGATTCGcacccaggagcaggagtagaccatttggccccttgagcatgctttgccattcaatgagaaaATGGTACTTGTgaccacagggagtagttgaagtgaacagtattGATACGTTTCAGGGGAAGCTAGACAAGCATAAGAGGCAGACCAGGAGGCTTGAACTGAGCATAAACACCAGTGTGGTTGGACCAATGCCATATATCCTATGCAAAGACGCATTTGGTACATTGAGCAAAGTCTGTAGAGATCAGGGAAGAGTAGAAATTTAGAGAAAGATTGAGTTGTTTACCGTGGCTCAGTATCAGCATGCTTCCCTTCGAGTTAAAATGTGATACGTTTCAAACCAAAACCTGAGCACAGAATGTTGGATGACACTCCAGTACAAAACTGATAAACTTCAGCGCAGGTGATATTTTTTCAGATAAGACAGTAACTGTGGTCCTATcggtcaggtgaatgtaaaaagatctcatggcactgGGTGAAAAAGTGCAGAGGTCTATGTAACAATCAACAATTATCTCTCAACCAACACCACTAAAACAATTCCCATGGTTCAATGCAATCCCCGGAAATGCAATGCTTGCCCTTTTTACCTCCTCCCATCCCATCTTCTAACACCCCAAATGTTTCTTCCAGGTACTACTTTCAACTTCGAGGACTGTATTCACTACTCACAGTACAGTATTATCTATACTGGGAAACTGGGTGTCTGTTTTGCAAAATATCTCCATGCAGTCTGCAGGCATGTCTCAAGTTTCCAGTCACCTGGCATTTTAACTGACCTCATCCCCTTATACTATTCCAATAAAGCTCAACATATACATTCATAGCACATCATTCCATCTTTTGAATACAGCCTTCTAGACTCGACAtcaagttcaacaatttcagatcataaccaaCATTCCTTATAAGCTGTGCAAATGCGCAGCTGCACATAATTGGGAATGTACTGCATGGAGCCTTAGCAGCTTGTACACATCAGCAGTTCCTTTAAGATGCCTCCCTACTGGCTATGGGCAATCGCAACTGAACTGTGCAATGCAGCAAATTGACTGAGCACAGTAAAGGGGTATTAGAGGGAACAGTAACCTATACCTTTTTTGGGAGGGGGCAGCTGTTGATGATTCCTTTCTCATCCACGCCTCGTCTAGGCACATATTTTGTTTTTACTTGTCCCACTACCATTTTCCTTAGCTTTGGACTATcattccttttgtcatttaatctctcttgcTTCCAGCCTACCACAGAAGATTGCTTTTTGTTCATTCcctgcctccccttcccctcccataaaACCTATAACTTTTCTAACTTTTACCAGTTCTGACgacaggtcattgacctgaaacattaactctgtttctctctccacaatgctgcctgatctgctagGAATTTCCAGAAGTTATCTCAGTGCTGTTTATAGGACTTTACTATTCAcaaattgactgccatgtttGCCTACATTGCAGCAGTGACTATATTTGaaaagcagctggagcagagtaGAGGGTCAGTGAAAGGTGGGAGCTAGAacagattgcaacaaagatgtgtGGGCTACAAGACAGAGGAAACATTAATTGCAGTGTGAAGGGCTACAGCAGGTTCTGATAGTGGCATAAAGTAAGAGTAGCAGAATATGTTAAATGGAGAACAAAGATCAGTGCTCAATGAAATCTAAactaaagaacaagtgacagatggcccagtgggggaggaggagttttGCATTGGGGCAAAATATGTTTTGGATAAAAGAAGGGATCAAGATGGAGAAAGGTCACCATCTAAAGCTGTTGAACTCGATGTTGAGTCCCAAggactgtaatgtgcctaattggaagCTCCTCCAggttgcattgggcttcactggaccATTGCAGCAGGCCAGGACAGATATTTGGGCATGAGAGAAAAACactgaattgaaatggcaagcagcAGGAAGGTTAGGGTCATGCTTGCGGAGtgagcaaaggtgttctgcaaaacaGCTACACGGTCTGTGTTTAGTTTTCCCAGTATAGAGGAATCCACATTGGGGGCAGCgaatacagtagaccaaattgaaagagatgcaagtgaagtATTGCTTCACCTGCAAAGAATGTTTGGGGATTGAATGATGAAGAGGGAAGAGGtaaaaggggcaggtgttgcaccttctgcaattgcaaggGATGGTGCCTtgggaaggggatgaggagttgggtgtgagggaggagtggACAAAGGTGTCATGGAGGAAACGATCCcagcggaatgctgacaggggggagtgaggggaagatgcatTTAGTGGTGGCATCAAGCTGAAGTTGGCAGAAATGGCAaaagatgatcctttgaatgtggagtctggtggggtggaaagtgaggaATATGGAAACtggtggggtggaaagtgaggacaaggttGATCCTATCAtggttgtgggagggagggtaagGGCAGAGGTGCAGAAAATGGGTCGAAACCTGTTGAGTGCCTTGTCAACCAGGGTAGGAGGAACCTCAATTAAGGAAAAAGGCAAACATGTCAGAAATGCAATTTTTGATGCTGGTATCATCAGAACAAatgcagtggaggcagagaaactgggaaaatgagatgaagcagggtgtgaggagctaaagt comes from Scyliorhinus canicula chromosome 1, sScyCan1.1, whole genome shotgun sequence and encodes:
- the LOC119970204 gene encoding ADP-ribosylation factor 6-like, whose protein sequence is MGKFLSKIFGNKEMRILMLGLDAAGKTTVLYKLKLGQPVSTIPTVGFNVETVTYRKVRFNVWDVGGQDKIRPLWRHYYTGTQGLIFVVDCADRDRIDEARQELYRIINDREMRDAIILIFANKQDLPDAMKPHEIQEKLGLTRIRDRNWYVQPSSATTGDGLFEGLTWLTSNYKTS